The Lutra lutra chromosome 10, mLutLut1.2, whole genome shotgun sequence genome contains a region encoding:
- the LRRC4C gene encoding leucine-rich repeat-containing protein 4C, translated as MLNKMTLHPQQIMIGPRFNRALFDPLLVVLLALQLLVVAGLVRAQTCPSVCSCSNQFSKVICVRKNLREVPDGISTNTRLLNLHENQIQIIKVNSFKHLRHLEILQLSRNHIRTIEIGAFNGLANLNTLELFDNRLTTIPNGAFVYLSKLKELWLRNNPIESIPSYAFNRIPSLRRLDLGELKRLSYISEGAFEGLSNLRYLNLAMCNLREIPNLTPLIKLDELDLSGNHLSAIRPGSFQGLMHLQKLWMIQSQIQVIERNAFDNLQSLVEINLAHNNLTLLPHDLFTPLHHLERIHLHHNPWNCNCDILWLSWWIKDMAPSNTACCARCNTPPNLKGRYIGELDQNYFTCYAPVIVEPPADLNVTEGMAAELKCRASTSLTSVSWITPNGTVMTHGAYKVRIAVLSDGTLNFTNVTVQDTGMYTCMVSNSVGNTTASATLNVTAATTTPFSYFSTVTVETMEPSQDEARTTDNNVGPTPVIDWETTNVTTSLTPQSTRSTEKTFTIPVTDINSGIPGIDEVMKTTKIIIGCFVAITLMAAVMLVIFYKMRKQHHRQNHHAPTRTVEIINVDDEITGDTPMESHLPMPAIEHEHLNHYNSYKSPFNHTTTVNTINSIHSSVHEPLLIRMNSKDNVQETQI; from the coding sequence ATGTTGAACAAGATGACCTTACATCCACAGCAGATAATGATAGGTCCTAGGTTTAACAGGGCCCTATTTGACCCCCTGCTTGTGGTGCTGCTGGCTCTTCAACTTCTTGTGGTGGCTGGTCTGGTGCGGGCTCAAACCTGCCCTTCTGTCTGCTCCTGCAGCAACCAGTTCAGCAAGGTGATTTGCGTCCGGAAAAACCTACGGGAGGTTCCAGATGGCATCTCTACCAACACGCGACTGCTGAACCTCCATGAGAACCAAATCCAGATCATCAAAGTGAACAGCTTCAAGCACTTGAGGCACCTGGAAATCCTACAGTTGAGTAGGAATCATATTAGAACAATTGAAATCGGGGCCTTCAATGGTCTGGCAAACCTCAATACTCTGGAACTCTTTGACAATCGTCTTACTACCATCCCAAATGGAGCTTTTGTATATTTGTCTAAACTGAAGGAGCTCTGGTTGAGAAACAACCCCATTGAAAGCATTCCTTCTTATGCTTTTAACAGAATCCCTTCTTTGCGCCGATTAGACTTGGGGGAATTGAAAAGGCTTTCCTATATCTCAGAAGGTGCCTTTGAAGGTCTGTCCAACTTGAGGTATTTGAACCTTGCCATGTGCAACCTCCGCGAGATCCCTAACCTTACACCTCTCATAAAGCTAGATGAGCTGGATCTTTCTGGGAATCATTTGTCAGCCATCAGGCCTGGCTCGTTCCAGGGACTGATGCACCTTCAAAAACTGTGGATGATCCAGTCCCAGATTCAAGTGATTGAACGGAATGCCTTTGATAACCTTCAGTCACTCGTGGAGATAAACTTGGCACACAACAATCTAACACTACTGCCTCATGACCTCTTCACACCCTTGCATCACCTAGAGCGGATACACTTGCATCACAACCCTTGGAACTGTAACTGTGACATactgtggctcagctggtggataAAAGACATGGCCCCCTCCAACACAGCTTGTTGTGCTCGATGTAACACTCCTCCCAATCTCAAAGGGAGGTACATTGGGGAGCTTGACCAGAATTACTTTACATGCTATGCTCCTGTGATTGTGGAGCCCCCAGCAGACCTCAATGTCACTGAGGGCATGGCAGCCGAGCTGAAATGTCGGGCCTCCACGTCCCTGACCTCTGTATCTTGGATTACTCCAAATGGAACGGTCATGACACATGGGGCATACAAAGTGCGGATAGCTGTGCTCAGTGACGGCACATTAAATTTCACGAATGTAACCGTGCAAGATACAGGCATGTACACATGTATGGTGAGTAATTCTGTCGGAAATACCACTGCTTCTGCCACCCTGAATGTTACTGCAGCAACCACTACTCCCTTCTCTTACTTTTCAACCGTCACAGTAGAGACTATGGAACCTTCTCAGGATGAGGCACGGACCACAGATAACAACGTGGGCCCCACTCCAGTGATTGACTGGGAGACCACCAATGTGACCACCTCTCTCACGCCACAGAGCACAAGGTCGACAGAAAAAACATTCACCATCCCAGTGACTGACATAAACAGTGGGATCCCGGGAATCGATGAGGTCATGAAGACCACCAAAATCATCATTGGCTGTTTTGTGGCTATCACACTCATGGCTGCAGTGATGCTGGTCATTTTCTACAAGATGAGGAAGCAGCACCATCGGCAAAACCATCACGCCCCGACAAGGACTGTTGAAATCATTAATGTGGATGATGAGATTACAGGAGATACACCCATGGAAAGCCACCTGCCCATGCCTGCTATCGAGCATGAGCACCTAAATCACTATAACTCTTACAAATCTCCCTTCAACCACACAACAACAGTTAACACAATTAATTCAATACACAGTTCAGTGCATGAACCGTTATTGATCCGAATGAACTCTAAAGACAATGTACAAGAGACTCAAATCTAA